The following proteins are encoded in a genomic region of Haloarcula marina:
- a CDS encoding MATE family efflux transporter: protein MSSRYNPVRGILLLVGGLLARVGLVDRERITRATDLSWPRIVTGLARMSKSTADVAMVGLALGPTAIAGVGFATPFWNLSFALGAGVAGATIGMVSQRFGADARDELALTVTTSAAVVLALTLPLAVVYWVVPGFLVDLVGSGTDAVAYGERYLKVVALGAPFAALNLVGSRTLVGADDAYAPMVLRGGGALLNIAINAVLVFGLGMGVVGAAIGTVVANVVVAIAFVVGFARGGLPGVDFPVRIPLSRPFLDRSLARDLAEMGTPLVGTNLARTGAQFPRLFIVGLFGPTVVSAYVVALRVRALLDTPNWGLSLASSSLVGQALGENDEREATAWASTVLRLGVGVYLVVALGLLPFSRQVGRLFVDDVAVLGLVTVFVAVACVSVVFRGVDGGATGPLRASGDTRWPLYSQLAGMYLFALPIAYVGILVPAIGVLALYASLLAETAVPAAITYYRFVSGRWRVVSRSYRPDAALDD, encoded by the coding sequence GTGTCGTCCCGGTACAACCCCGTCCGCGGCATCCTCTTGCTCGTCGGAGGCCTCCTCGCTCGCGTCGGCCTCGTCGACCGTGAGCGTATCACACGGGCGACGGACCTCTCGTGGCCCCGCATCGTCACGGGCCTCGCTCGGATGTCGAAGTCGACGGCCGACGTGGCGATGGTGGGACTGGCGCTCGGCCCGACGGCCATCGCGGGCGTCGGTTTCGCCACCCCCTTCTGGAACCTCTCCTTCGCGCTCGGCGCGGGCGTCGCCGGAGCGACCATCGGGATGGTGTCCCAGCGGTTCGGGGCCGACGCCCGCGACGAACTGGCGCTGACGGTCACGACCAGCGCCGCCGTCGTCCTCGCCCTCACGCTCCCCCTGGCGGTCGTCTACTGGGTCGTCCCCGGTTTCCTAGTCGACCTCGTCGGCTCCGGAACCGACGCCGTGGCCTACGGCGAGCGCTACCTGAAGGTGGTCGCGCTCGGGGCCCCGTTCGCCGCGCTGAACCTCGTCGGCAGTCGCACGCTCGTCGGGGCCGACGACGCCTACGCGCCGATGGTCTTACGCGGCGGCGGCGCGCTCCTCAACATCGCCATCAACGCCGTCCTCGTCTTCGGCCTCGGGATGGGCGTCGTCGGCGCGGCCATCGGCACCGTCGTCGCGAACGTCGTCGTCGCCATCGCTTTCGTCGTCGGGTTCGCCCGCGGCGGCCTCCCCGGCGTGGATTTTCCCGTCCGAATCCCGCTCTCGCGACCGTTCCTCGACCGCTCGCTGGCCCGTGACCTCGCCGAGATGGGGACGCCGCTGGTCGGGACGAACCTCGCCCGCACCGGCGCGCAGTTCCCTCGCCTGTTCATCGTCGGCCTGTTCGGCCCGACCGTCGTCTCGGCGTACGTCGTCGCCCTGCGGGTCCGCGCCCTGCTTGACACCCCCAACTGGGGCCTGAGTCTCGCCTCCAGCAGTCTCGTCGGCCAGGCCCTCGGCGAGAACGACGAACGCGAGGCGACGGCGTGGGCCAGCACCGTCCTCCGTCTCGGTGTCGGCGTCTATCTCGTCGTCGCCCTCGGTCTGCTCCCCTTCTCGCGGCAGGTCGGACGCCTGTTCGTCGACGACGTGGCGGTGCTCGGCCTCGTGACGGTGTTCGTCGCCGTCGCCTGCGTCAGCGTCGTCTTCCGCGGCGTCGACGGCGGTGCGACGGGACCGCTCAGGGCCAGTGGCGACACCCGCTGGCCGCTGTACTCCCAACTGGCCGGGATGTATCTGTTCGCGCTCCCCATCGCCTACGTGGGCATCCTCGTCCCCGCTATCGGCGTCCTGGCGCTGTATGCGTCCCTGCTGGCGGAGACGGCCGTCCCCGCCGCTATCACGTACTACCGGTTCGTCTCCGGACGGTGGCGCGTGGTGAGTCGGTCGTATCGGCCCGACGCCGCGCTGGACGACTGA
- a CDS encoding TetR/AcrR family transcriptional regulator: MSDGDPSEDIMGATYRALCAHGYADLTMQDIADESAKSKAALHYHYDSKHDLLCAFLEYLYDGFVERTADVDDADSHERLLALVDAVLDKPDDDSEQFGTAILEIRAQAPYEPGFRERLTRFDDYLVDRLTDILEAGIDDGTFDPEMDSEDTARFVVTVLTGAATERVTAGRPTECTRRMLTEYVETHLLADTQEVEA; encoded by the coding sequence ATGAGCGACGGCGACCCCTCCGAGGACATCATGGGCGCGACGTATCGCGCGCTGTGTGCCCACGGCTACGCCGACCTGACGATGCAGGACATCGCCGACGAGTCGGCGAAGAGCAAAGCGGCGCTGCACTACCACTACGACAGCAAACACGACCTGCTGTGTGCGTTCTTGGAGTACCTCTACGACGGTTTCGTTGAGCGCACGGCCGACGTGGACGACGCGGACTCCCACGAACGACTCCTCGCACTCGTCGACGCCGTACTGGATAAACCGGACGACGACAGCGAGCAGTTCGGAACCGCCATCCTCGAAATCCGCGCACAGGCCCCCTACGAACCGGGCTTTCGCGAGCGCCTGACGCGGTTCGACGACTATCTGGTCGACCGCCTGACCGACATCCTCGAAGCGGGCATCGACGACGGCACGTTCGACCCGGAGATGGACTCCGAAGACACCGCGCGGTTCGTCGTCACCGTCCTGACCGGCGCGGCGACTGAGCGCGTCACCGCCGGCCGTCCAACCGAGTGTACCCGCCGGATGCTCACCGAGTACGTCGAGACGCACCTGCTGGCCGACACACAAGAGGTCGAGGCGTGA
- a CDS encoding YihY/virulence factor BrkB family protein has protein sequence MDRNRAVTVVRDLVHIVREDQVSFLAASIAYYMFISVLPLLLLALVVGSILGGEAFAARVVGAVGAALSPAAADLLGDALTSSAGRGGATVLGLGVTTWGALKVFRGLDIAFSELYGTAGDDSFVAQLVDALSALAGIGLALAGLFVLGSLGALLGVSVALGGVALVPVLTVAFLPLYYVFPDTEMRVREAAPGAVLAAVCWTLLGTAFGVYASQAGSYQLYGVIGGALLLVTWFYFAGQILLVGAAFNVVLSGGRDRQLQHDSLRVSGKAMSEDADRVSGETPPPDGDADATAGGDDLTDEELAQLREEFESFRDDVEDRTLHRDEVKADLKQYVRRRMRRGHARGWGPYVVLLYGTLMTLGAFYYLQDQGLWAVLAMLVIWLATLGLYVVMLVVGVTFRVTGLPGRLVEKARDWRS, from the coding sequence GTGGACCGCAATCGCGCCGTCACTGTCGTTCGGGACCTCGTCCATATCGTCCGCGAGGACCAGGTGTCGTTTCTCGCCGCCAGCATCGCCTACTACATGTTCATCTCCGTGCTCCCGTTGTTGTTGTTGGCGCTCGTCGTCGGGTCGATACTCGGCGGCGAGGCGTTCGCCGCGCGGGTGGTCGGGGCCGTCGGCGCGGCGCTCTCACCGGCGGCGGCGGACCTCCTCGGCGACGCCCTGACGAGCAGTGCGGGGCGAGGCGGCGCGACGGTGCTCGGTCTCGGCGTGACCACTTGGGGGGCGCTGAAGGTGTTCCGCGGCCTCGACATCGCCTTCTCGGAACTCTACGGCACGGCCGGTGACGACTCGTTCGTCGCGCAGTTGGTCGACGCGCTCTCGGCGCTCGCGGGCATCGGACTGGCGCTCGCCGGGTTGTTCGTCCTCGGATCGCTCGGCGCACTGCTCGGCGTCAGCGTCGCGCTCGGTGGCGTGGCGCTCGTCCCCGTCCTCACCGTCGCGTTCCTGCCGCTGTACTACGTCTTCCCTGACACGGAGATGCGCGTTCGCGAGGCGGCCCCGGGGGCCGTCCTCGCGGCAGTCTGCTGGACCCTGCTCGGGACGGCCTTCGGCGTCTACGCCTCCCAGGCCGGGAGCTACCAACTGTACGGTGTCATCGGCGGGGCGCTCCTGTTGGTGACGTGGTTCTACTTCGCCGGACAGATACTGCTCGTCGGCGCGGCGTTCAACGTCGTCCTCTCGGGCGGCAGGGACCGGCAGTTACAACACGACTCGCTTCGAGTGTCCGGCAAAGCGATGAGTGAGGACGCCGACCGAGTGTCGGGTGAGACGCCACCGCCGGACGGGGACGCCGACGCGACGGCCGGTGGTGACGACCTGACCGACGAGGAACTCGCACAGTTACGCGAGGAGTTCGAGTCGTTCCGCGACGACGTGGAGGACCGCACGCTCCACCGCGACGAGGTGAAAGCCGACCTCAAACAGTACGTCCGGCGGCGGATGCGCCGGGGCCACGCCCGCGGGTGGGGCCCCTACGTCGTCTTGCTGTACGGGACGCTGATGACCCTTGGCGCGTTCTACTACTTACAGGACCAGGGGCTGTGGGCCGTGCTGGCGATGCTCGTCATCTGGCTGGCGACGCTCGGCCTGTACGTCGTGATGCTCGTCGTCGGCGTCACGTTCCGGGTCACCGGCCTGCCCGGGCGACTCGTCGAGAAGGCCCGCGACTGGCGTAGCTAA
- the hisH gene encoding imidazole glycerol phosphate synthase subunit HisH: MNARQTTADVVVVDYGLGNLRSVTRGLERAGASVTLSEDPAEFDAADGIVLPGVGAFSEGMENAGPFRDALLEQADAGKPLFGICLGMQMLLTASEEADHAGEGEVEGLDLIPGQNVRFSRDQTVPHMGWNELDVQRDHPLVEGVDGQYAYFVHSYYAVPDDDAAVVATTDYGVDFASIVANEAGNVFGTQFHPEKSGETGLRILRNYVDYCVDQR; this comes from the coding sequence ATGAACGCGAGACAGACGACCGCCGACGTGGTGGTCGTCGACTACGGACTGGGGAACCTCCGGAGCGTCACGCGCGGCCTCGAACGCGCCGGTGCGAGCGTCACGCTCTCGGAAGACCCCGCGGAGTTCGACGCCGCCGACGGCATCGTCCTCCCCGGCGTCGGGGCGTTCTCCGAAGGCATGGAGAACGCCGGGCCGTTCCGCGACGCGCTGCTCGAACAGGCCGACGCGGGCAAACCCCTCTTCGGCATCTGTCTCGGGATGCAGATGCTCCTGACGGCCAGTGAGGAGGCCGACCACGCGGGCGAGGGCGAGGTGGAAGGGCTGGACCTCATCCCCGGCCAGAACGTCCGCTTCAGCCGCGACCAGACGGTCCCGCACATGGGCTGGAACGAACTCGACGTGCAACGGGACCACCCGCTAGTCGAGGGCGTCGACGGCCAGTACGCCTACTTCGTCCACTCGTACTACGCCGTCCCAGACGACGACGCGGCCGTCGTCGCCACCACGGACTACGGCGTCGACTTCGCCTCCATCGTCGCCAACGAGGCCGGGAACGTCTTCGGAACTCAGTTCCACCCGGAGAAATCGGGCGAGACGGGCCTGCGGATTCTGCGGAACTACGTGGACTACTGCGTCGACCAGCGGTAG
- a CDS encoding histidine kinase N-terminal 7TM domain-containing protein: protein MVVVPWVALGSFASGVGSLYLLAQLRDHWEKPGAKWFVATIATITVWCVTYGVALLVADTTIRRALETVTWVCLVWIGYFFMGFALGYTGRTNILESRSFTALGLIPLASSILALTNPLHALLWDGFRVATVFGASAVTYTFQPLGYLVILLSMLFVSVATVLLFDTVVSYGPLYRRQAIAVGLSPIPPGVAVLTWALGLGPAINLTTLLFLPHIALDSYAFVRSGMFEFHPATRRAGERAAIDDIATPVAIVDVDGRIINLNPAAEVMLAIEKRAALTDPLDAWIEGDEFDIGAERDRLGVENGGRRHEYKIQRTELTDDSGTHLGYTVVFQDITDEIQRERRLEVLNRFLRHNVRNESVVIQARAELLAAELEGEAAEHAATIEGAVDRLVESGDKARTLSEASGDDEALEPVGLADRIEDIVAGLEPEYDGSVTVAVPADLTVRTQPALLSVVVTNLVENALQHVPAATVSVTASAEDGAVALSVADDGPGVPDHELGVLERGRETDLNHGSGMGLWLVRWAVTTLEGDLEFDTSDGTTVTVRLPRERPVPNDPATA from the coding sequence ATGGTGGTGGTCCCGTGGGTGGCGCTGGGGTCGTTCGCGTCGGGGGTCGGGTCGCTGTACCTCCTGGCCCAGTTGCGGGACCACTGGGAGAAACCGGGCGCGAAGTGGTTCGTGGCGACCATCGCGACCATCACCGTCTGGTGTGTCACCTACGGCGTCGCGCTGTTGGTCGCCGACACGACGATTCGGCGGGCCTTGGAGACGGTGACCTGGGTGTGTCTGGTCTGGATCGGCTACTTCTTCATGGGCTTCGCGCTGGGGTACACCGGGCGGACGAACATCCTCGAAAGCCGGTCGTTCACGGCGCTCGGCCTGATTCCGCTGGCGTCGTCGATACTGGCGCTGACGAACCCCTTACACGCGTTGCTGTGGGACGGCTTCCGCGTGGCGACGGTGTTCGGGGCGTCGGCGGTGACCTACACGTTCCAGCCGCTGGGGTATCTGGTCATCCTCCTCTCGATGCTGTTCGTCTCCGTGGCGACGGTGTTGCTGTTCGACACTGTCGTCAGTTACGGGCCGCTGTACCGTCGGCAGGCCATCGCCGTCGGCCTGAGTCCCATCCCGCCGGGTGTCGCGGTGCTGACGTGGGCGCTGGGACTCGGCCCGGCCATCAACCTGACGACGCTGTTGTTCCTGCCACACATCGCGCTCGACAGTTACGCGTTCGTCCGCAGCGGGATGTTCGAATTCCACCCGGCGACGCGGCGGGCGGGCGAGCGGGCGGCCATCGACGACATCGCGACGCCGGTGGCTATCGTCGACGTCGACGGGCGTATCATCAACCTCAACCCAGCCGCCGAGGTGATGCTCGCCATCGAGAAGCGGGCGGCGCTGACCGACCCGCTGGACGCGTGGATTGAGGGCGACGAGTTCGACATCGGGGCCGAGCGCGACCGACTCGGCGTCGAGAACGGCGGCCGCCGCCACGAGTACAAGATTCAGCGGACGGAACTCACCGACGACTCGGGAACCCATCTCGGCTACACTGTCGTGTTTCAGGACATCACCGACGAGATTCAGCGCGAGCGGAGGCTGGAGGTGCTCAATCGATTCCTACGTCACAACGTACGCAACGAGAGCGTCGTCATTCAGGCGCGGGCAGAGTTGCTGGCCGCGGAATTGGAGGGTGAGGCGGCCGAACACGCCGCGACTATCGAAGGGGCCGTCGACCGACTCGTCGAATCGGGAGACAAGGCCCGAACCCTCTCGGAAGCCAGCGGCGACGACGAGGCGCTCGAACCCGTCGGCCTCGCGGACCGCATCGAAGACATCGTCGCCGGGTTGGAACCCGAGTACGACGGGTCGGTCACCGTCGCCGTGCCCGCGGACCTCACCGTGCGGACCCAACCGGCGCTGTTGAGCGTCGTGGTGACGAATCTCGTCGAGAACGCCCTTCAACACGTCCCGGCAGCCACCGTCTCGGTGACCGCGAGCGCCGAGGACGGCGCGGTGGCCCTCTCGGTCGCCGACGACGGACCCGGCGTCCCCGACCACGAACTCGGCGTCCTCGAACGCGGGCGCGAGACCGACCTGAATCACGGGAGCGGGATGGGCCTGTGGCTGGTCCGCTGGGCCGTCACGACGCTGGAGGGGGACCTCGAGTTCGACACGAGCGACGGGACGACAGTGACGGTGCGACTGCCGCGCGAGCGCCCCGTCCCAAACGACCCGGCGACGGCGTGA
- the lrp gene encoding HTH-type transcriptional regulator Lrp, with translation MTYENLDRKLVNALLGDGRASLRSLGEDLDVSVTTVSNHLSALEDDGIINGYTPKVDYDALGYDVTAIIQLKVEGSSLPDVTEDLKQHKQMMSVYEVTGDYDIIAVGKFTDTDGMNAQIKQLLTDPEIKESNTSVVLNTASEHEQFELDLE, from the coding sequence ATGACGTACGAAAATCTCGACCGCAAGCTAGTGAATGCCCTTCTGGGGGATGGGCGCGCCAGTCTTCGGAGCCTCGGAGAAGACCTCGACGTGTCGGTAACGACCGTCTCGAACCATCTCTCGGCGCTCGAAGACGACGGTATCATCAACGGCTACACACCGAAAGTCGACTACGACGCGCTCGGGTACGACGTGACGGCCATCATCCAACTGAAAGTCGAAGGGTCTTCACTGCCCGACGTGACCGAGGACCTCAAACAGCACAAGCAGATGATGTCCGTCTACGAGGTCACCGGCGACTACGACATCATCGCCGTCGGGAAGTTCACCGACACCGACGGGATGAACGCCCAAATCAAACAACTGCTCACCGACCCCGAAATCAAGGAGTCGAACACCTCGGTCGTGCTCAACACCGCGAGCGAACACGAGCAGTTCGAACTCGACCTCGAATAG
- a CDS encoding MATE family efflux transporter, which yields MSDGILARIGSLFKGQEELELTSGPIGKPLLYLSFPIVITNLLQVAYNLADTFWLGQYSTTALAAISFAFPMIFLLISLGMGLSVAGSVLVAQHTGAEEPEKAEYAASQTLTFAVAASLFLGTVGFFFVEDFLRLLGASQQVLPGATGYLQVVSLGLTTMFGFFVFISLMRGSGDTITPMLVMFGTVVLNIVLDPFLIFGWGPFTEMGVVGAAVATIFSRGLAFIVGIAIMLRGNRGIQINPADMVPDFGYLKKLLALGIPASVEGTGRALSVNVMLFIVGTFSVTVVAAFGVGIRIFSLVFMPAIAMDRGVETMTGQNLGADRPDRAAKANHFAAKVSFVVLTALGAVTIFAAPAVVSVFSDDPAVVKVGAEFLQWVAPTFGFIGVVRAYSGGFRGAGKTLTSAALAVLMLGVIRVPIAWVASRPVVVPAWLGQSIVDLFAFSLAEQGIWLAFGISNVLAAGIALAWFLRGTWRDADPRGGPDATIADD from the coding sequence GTGAGCGACGGGATACTCGCCCGCATCGGGAGCCTGTTCAAAGGGCAGGAGGAACTGGAACTCACCAGCGGCCCCATCGGGAAGCCCCTGCTGTACCTCTCCTTTCCCATCGTCATCACGAACCTCTTGCAGGTTGCGTACAACCTGGCCGATACGTTCTGGTTGGGCCAGTACAGCACGACGGCGCTGGCGGCCATCTCCTTCGCGTTCCCGATGATTTTCCTGCTCATCTCGCTGGGGATGGGCCTCTCGGTGGCCGGGAGCGTCCTCGTCGCCCAGCACACCGGCGCCGAGGAACCCGAGAAGGCCGAGTACGCCGCCTCGCAGACGCTGACGTTCGCCGTCGCCGCGTCCCTCTTTCTGGGGACGGTCGGTTTCTTCTTCGTCGAGGACTTCCTGCGACTGCTCGGGGCCTCCCAGCAGGTCCTGCCGGGCGCGACGGGCTACTTACAGGTGGTCTCGCTCGGCCTGACGACGATGTTCGGCTTCTTCGTGTTCATCTCGCTGATGCGCGGGTCGGGCGACACCATCACGCCGATGCTCGTGATGTTCGGGACCGTCGTCCTGAACATCGTCTTGGACCCGTTCCTCATCTTCGGGTGGGGCCCCTTCACCGAGATGGGCGTCGTCGGCGCGGCCGTCGCGACCATCTTCTCGCGAGGGCTGGCGTTCATCGTCGGCATCGCCATCATGCTCCGTGGCAACCGGGGCATCCAAATCAACCCGGCCGACATGGTCCCGGACTTCGGCTATCTGAAGAAACTGCTCGCGCTGGGGATTCCGGCCTCGGTCGAAGGGACCGGCCGGGCGCTGTCGGTCAACGTGATGCTGTTCATCGTCGGGACGTTCTCCGTGACGGTGGTCGCCGCCTTCGGCGTCGGCATCCGCATCTTCTCGCTCGTGTTCATGCCCGCCATCGCGATGGACCGCGGCGTCGAGACGATGACCGGGCAGAACCTCGGGGCCGACCGGCCGGACCGCGCGGCGAAGGCGAACCACTTCGCCGCGAAAGTGTCGTTCGTCGTCTTGACGGCGCTCGGCGCGGTCACCATCTTCGCCGCGCCCGCTGTCGTCAGCGTGTTCAGCGACGACCCGGCCGTCGTGAAAGTCGGCGCGGAGTTCCTCCAGTGGGTCGCGCCCACCTTCGGATTCATCGGCGTCGTTCGCGCCTACTCCGGCGGATTCCGCGGGGCTGGCAAGACTCTCACGTCGGCGGCGCTCGCGGTCCTCATGCTCGGGGTCATCCGCGTGCCGATCGCGTGGGTCGCCTCGCGGCCGGTCGTGGTCCCGGCGTGGCTCGGGCAGTCAATCGTCGACCTCTTCGCCTTCTCGCTGGCCGAGCAAGGCATCTGGCTCGCCTTCGGCATCTCGAACGTCCTCGCGGCCGGTATCGCCCTCGCGTGGTTCCTCCGCGGGACGTGGCGCGACGCCGACCCGCGGGGCGGTCCCGACGCCACCATCGCCGACGACTGA
- a CDS encoding tRNA (guanine(26)-N(2))-dimethyltransferase, whose product MRVSEGQVTVEVPEQADAGKGENVFFNPVQELNRDITVAALRAYREREGGESYLDATAASGIRGVRAAADGWETALCDVDDEAVALCERNLERNGLAGEVHHENANVLMHSDAFDVVDVDPFGTPIPFADAAIQGTKGLLCVTATDTAPLCGAHFESGVRSYGAVPRNTEFHAEMGMRVLLSAMVRTAARYDIAARPVLSHATKHYARTYLDFEHGAKVANACIDELGYVHHCQRCLWRDHDHGLIADAPDACPVCEEHLQTAGPIWLGRTCDPEFAERVAEEITDDMGTAENARELLATLAAELDRPTHYDQHRLCKRWGRGAEAMDTFIEKLRDAGYDASRSHYGGTTFKTDADVVEIREATAE is encoded by the coding sequence ATGCGCGTCAGCGAGGGACAGGTGACCGTCGAGGTGCCCGAACAGGCCGACGCCGGGAAGGGCGAGAACGTCTTTTTCAACCCGGTACAGGAGCTGAACCGCGACATCACCGTCGCGGCGCTGCGGGCCTACCGGGAGCGGGAGGGCGGTGAGTCGTACCTCGACGCCACCGCCGCGAGCGGGATTCGGGGCGTGCGTGCGGCCGCCGACGGGTGGGAGACGGCGCTGTGTGACGTGGACGACGAGGCCGTCGCCCTCTGTGAGCGCAACCTCGAACGCAACGGCCTCGCCGGGGAGGTCCACCACGAGAACGCGAACGTCCTGATGCATTCGGATGCGTTCGACGTAGTCGATGTCGACCCGTTCGGGACGCCCATCCCCTTCGCCGACGCGGCGATTCAGGGGACGAAAGGCCTGCTCTGTGTCACCGCCACCGACACCGCGCCGCTGTGTGGGGCGCACTTCGAGAGCGGCGTCCGCAGTTACGGCGCGGTCCCGCGCAACACCGAGTTCCACGCCGAGATGGGGATGCGCGTCCTCCTGTCGGCGATGGTCCGGACCGCCGCCCGCTACGACATCGCCGCCCGGCCGGTTCTCAGCCACGCGACCAAACACTACGCCCGGACGTACCTCGACTTCGAACACGGCGCGAAAGTCGCCAACGCCTGCATCGACGAACTGGGGTACGTCCACCACTGCCAGCGGTGTCTGTGGCGCGACCACGACCACGGCCTCATCGCCGACGCGCCCGACGCCTGCCCGGTGTGTGAGGAACACCTTCAGACGGCCGGGCCGATTTGGCTGGGCCGGACCTGCGACCCCGAATTCGCGGAGCGAGTCGCCGAGGAGATTACCGACGACATGGGCACGGCCGAGAACGCCCGCGAACTGCTGGCGACGCTCGCGGCCGAACTGGACAGGCCGACCCACTACGACCAGCACCGCCTCTGCAAGCGGTGGGGTCGCGGGGCCGAGGCGATGGACACCTTCATCGAGAAACTCCGAGACGCGGGGTACGACGCCTCGCGGTCGCACTACGGCGGAACGACGTTCAAGACGGACGCCGACGTGGTCGAGATTCGCGAGGCGACGGCGGAGTAG
- the glnA gene encoding type I glutamate--ammonia ligase, which produces MTSELSAEAQEVLDEIEEENVDFLRLQFTDILGTVKNVSITADQAEKAFTEGIYFDGSSIDGFVRIQESDMRLDPDPSTFAVLPWRENVEGGSSARLICDVINTSTGEPFSGDPRGVLKDAIDRAEDLGYEVNAAPEPEFFLFEEDEDGRATTKTNDAGGYFDLAPKDLASDVRRDIIYGLEAMDFNIEASHHEVAQGQHEINFTYDDALTTADNVATFRSVVRAIAAEHDLHATFMPKPIPRINGSGMHTHISLFTEDGENAFHDEDDEFNLSDTAKSFVAGILEHAPAITAVTNPTVNSYKRLVPGYEAPVYVAWSDRNRSALIRKPAARTPAASRIEARFPDPSCNPYLAFAALIHAGLDGIEKDLECDDPVRENIYEFDEAKREEYGITTLPENLGEAVDALEEDEVVSDALGEHVFENFVEAKRQEHKEYLVDVSQWELDQYLEKF; this is translated from the coding sequence ATGACAAGCGAACTCTCGGCTGAGGCACAGGAGGTACTCGACGAAATCGAAGAGGAGAACGTCGACTTCCTGCGACTTCAGTTCACGGACATTCTCGGAACAGTCAAGAACGTCTCGATTACGGCCGACCAGGCCGAGAAGGCCTTCACCGAAGGCATCTACTTCGACGGGTCGTCCATCGACGGCTTCGTCCGTATCCAGGAGTCCGACATGCGTCTGGACCCGGACCCGTCGACGTTCGCCGTCCTGCCGTGGCGCGAGAACGTCGAGGGCGGTTCCAGCGCTCGACTCATCTGTGACGTCATCAACACGTCGACCGGCGAACCGTTCTCCGGCGACCCGCGTGGTGTCCTGAAAGACGCCATCGACCGCGCCGAGGACCTCGGCTACGAGGTCAACGCCGCCCCCGAACCCGAGTTCTTCCTGTTCGAGGAGGACGAGGACGGCCGCGCGACGACGAAGACCAACGACGCCGGTGGCTACTTCGACCTCGCGCCGAAGGACCTCGCCTCCGACGTGCGCCGTGACATCATCTACGGCCTCGAGGCGATGGACTTCAACATCGAAGCCTCCCATCACGAGGTCGCACAGGGCCAGCACGAGATCAACTTCACGTACGACGACGCCCTGACCACGGCCGACAACGTCGCCACCTTCCGGTCCGTCGTTCGCGCCATCGCGGCCGAGCACGACCTCCACGCGACGTTCATGCCCAAGCCCATCCCGCGCATCAACGGCTCCGGGATGCACACCCACATCTCGCTGTTCACCGAGGACGGCGAGAACGCGTTCCACGACGAGGACGACGAGTTCAACCTCAGCGACACGGCCAAGAGCTTCGTCGCCGGTATCCTCGAGCACGCGCCCGCCATCACGGCCGTCACCAACCCGACCGTGAACTCCTACAAGCGACTCGTCCCCGGCTACGAGGCACCCGTCTACGTCGCGTGGTCCGACCGCAACCGCTCCGCGCTCATCCGCAAGCCGGCCGCTCGCACCCCGGCCGCCTCGCGTATCGAGGCTCGCTTCCCCGACCCCTCGTGTAACCCGTACCTCGCGTTCGCCGCGCTCATCCACGCCGGTCTGGACGGCATCGAGAAGGACCTCGAATGCGACGACCCGGTCCGCGAGAACATCTACGAGTTCGACGAGGCAAAGCGCGAGGAGTACGGCATCACCACGCTGCCCGAGAACCTCGGCGAGGCCGTCGACGCGCTCGAAGAGGACGAAGTCGTCAGCGACGCGCTGGGCGAACACGTCTTCGAGAACTTCGTCGAAGCCAAGCGCCAGGAACACAAGGAGTACCTCGTCGACGTTTCCCAGTGGGAACTCGACCAGTACCTCGAGAAGTTCTAA